The following is a genomic window from Geoalkalibacter halelectricus.
TGGCCTTCGCCATCGCCTGCTCGACTTTCGTCGCCCTGACCCTGGTGCCCATGCTCAATTCGCGCTTTCTCAAGCGCGGCTCGCCCAACCTCCAAGTGTTTCGCGTCTTCGACCGCATCATGGCCTGGGGCGCGGATTTCTACCGCCGCTGGATGCACCGCTTTCTCGCCCACCGGGTGCTGGTGCTGGCCATGGCCCTGGCTGCCATGGTCGCCGGCGGCTGGATCTTCAGCATCCTCGGCAAGGAGTTCATCACCGAGGAGGACCAGAGTCGTTTCGTGGTGCGCATTCAAACGCCGCTGGCCTACGCCGTCGACAAGACCGACGAGGTCATGCAACGCGTCGAGGAGCAATTGCGCGAGATCCCCGAAGTCAGCCACTTCTTCAGCTTCACCGGCTGGGGCGGCTCCAACCGCGCCACTGCTTTTGTGACCCTGGTGCCCAAAAGCGAGCGCGAGCGCAGTCAGCGCGAGATCCAGACCGAAGTGCGCCAGATGCTGCGCCAGATGCCCGATGTGCGCGGCAGCGCCACGCCGATTTCGCCCCTGGGCGGCGGGCAGCGCAATGAAGACATCCAGTTCGTCATTCAGGGCCCCGATCTCACCGAGATCGATCGTATCAGCCGCGAGGTCATGACCCGCCTGGAAGAAACGTCCGGCTATTCCGGCATCACCCGCGACCTGGAAGTCGGCAAGCCCGAGGTGCGGGTGCGCATCGACCGCGAAAAAGCCGCCGAAGCAGGCATCAGCGCCCGCGATATCGCCACGGCCGTGGGTGCCTTGCTCGGCGGCGTCGAAGTCGCCACCTACCGCGAGGGCGGGCGCAGCTACGACGTACGCCTGCGCCTGCTGCCCGAACAGCGCCTGCTGCCCACCGACATCGAGCGCATCTTTCTGCGCGGCGCCGACGGCGGCCTGCGCGACATCAGCAACTTCGCGAGCATCGAGGAAGGCGTCGGGCCCAGCGTCATCAATCGCCTCGACCGCCAGCGCTCGGCCACCGTCTACGCCAACCTCGAAGGCGGCAAGCTGCTCGGCGACGCCATGCCCGAGGTCCAGGCCATCGCCGCCGCATTTCTCACCGAGGGCTATACCACCAAATTTTCCGGCGCCGCCGAAACCTTCCAGGAAACCGGCCAGTACATCCTGTTCGCCTTTTTGCTCGCCATCCTGCTCACCTACATGGTGCTCGCCGCCCAGTTCGAGAGCTTCTCCCAGCCCTTCGCCATCATGATGGGCCTGCCTCTCTCGTTTCTCGGCGCCTTCGGGCTGCTGTGGATCATGGGCAACACCTTCAACCTGTTCTCCATGATCGGCCTGGTGCTGCTCATCGGGTTGGTGACCAAAAACGGCATCCTGCTCATCGACTACACCAACCAGTTGCGGCGCAGGGGCATGGAGGTCCACGACGCCCTGGTCGAGGCCGGGGCCACGCGCCTGCGGCCCATCCTCATGACCGCCATCTCCACCATCGCCGGCGTGCTGCCCGTCGCCATCGGCTTCGGCGAAGGCAGCGAAAGCCGCCAACCCATGGCCGTGGCCATCACCGGCGGCCTGCTTTCCTCCACCTTCCTGACCCTGGCAGTGCTGCCGGTGATTTATTCCTATCTCGATCAGGCAGGACGCTGGTCGTTGCTGGAGAGATTCAAAGGCTGGCTGATTGCACGCGAGGAGGGAGAAAAAGACCAGAGCTGAGCGCTGCAGCGCTCAGCAGAAACCGGAAAGGAATTTTTCGGAGGCGGTGTTCGAAAATGCTTCCCTGAGACGCGATGCCCGAGGATAGCCGGTTGACTGAACGCGTCAAATTGCTATCATTGCAATCAGTGACATCCTCAAGGAGGCACGCATGTCCAGCCTAACCATTCGCAACATTGACGACGAAATAAAAAAGCAGTTGCGCCTGCGGGCTGCCGCTCATGGGCGGTCCATGGAAGCTGAAGTCCGACACATCTTGCGCGAGGCACTATCAGGGCCCACGGCGTCGGATCTTGTCCAGCGCATCCGGGGGAGATTTCGCGACTGCGGCGCCGAACTTGAATTTCCCCAACGTCAATCCGTTCGCACTCCGCCGAAACTGGACTGAGCTTATGAGCGACATTTTGCTCGACACCAATGTACTTTCCGAGTTGATGCGTCCGCATCCCGACAGGCAAGTACTCGCCTGGTTCTCGCGGCATGCAGGGCTGCGCCTGTCGATCAGCGCCGTCACTAAGGCCGAAATTTTGTTTGGTATCGGATTGCTGCCGAAAGGCAAACGGCGCACCGCCCTTGAGGCGGCGGCGCATGAAATGTTTGAGGAGGATTTCGGCAAAAACTGCCTGGCTTTCGATGCCCTTGCCGCCGATTTTTATGCGGATGTCGTCCTCGGCCGCAGGCGAGCCGGCCTACCGATCACCACCGAAGATGCCCAAATCGCCGCAATCGCTTTATCACACAAGATGCCCCTGGCCACCAGGAACACACGCGATTTCGCCAAAATCGACGGTCTTACGATTATCGATCCATGGAATGATGAATAAGCCCCAATCAAGCAGGGGACGTTGTTTACTCGTCAACCAGCCCCAACAATCCAAGGTTCTTACGCACCACCGCCTCACCCCGCACCGCCGCGCGGCTCACACCCGCACGCCCCAGATTGATGCGTTCGCCGACCTTGACCCCGCTATACCCTGCCTGGCGTACGGCGAGGTAAGAGATAACGCTGCGCGCCTTGACGATCTGGGCTGCCCTGGTGTTGGTTTGCAGATCCTCCGAGTTAACGCCGTAATACTCGCAGACCCGCTGCACAAGACCTTCAAGGCTAACTCGGCCGGCCTGGCGCGGGATCGCCACCTGCCGAGCGTGCAGTTGCTCGACGAACTCCTGTCCACCCAGAATCCGGCTGTCGAAGGACTCCTCTGCGTCGGCCTTGGCGCCACCGGCGGGTCGCTTGCCGACCAGATCCTCGCGCGCCTCAAGGTCTAGACCATCGGCGACAAAGGCGCGATATCTGACCCGCCCCTGTTGTGCATCCTCGGCGAAAAGCCCCAGCACCTCACCCACCAATTGTCCCTCAAATCGCGCCTGTCCCATCAATACCGCGTGGCCGCACCAGGGATAGGTGTCAAGGGCTGCGAGATCGTCGACGAGCCCGCCCCGCAGGGGATTCAAATGGATGTAGCGAATCAGTTCGAGGAGGTAGGAGTTCTCCTCGCAGGCAATGGATTTGTAACGATTTTGGAACAGGTGGCCGGTGCGATTATGGCGCCGGTTGAAGGAAATGGCATAGCCGGTGAGCAGTCGCCGCATGAGATGAGCGAGGGTGGCGCGGCGCGGCCGCAGCAGCAAGTGAAGATGATTGCTCATCAGCGCCCAGGCGAAACACTCGGTTTGCGTTTCCGTGAGGAGGCCGGAAAGACGCTGCAAAAACCACCGCCGGTCGTCATCGTCAGCGAAAATATCGCTGCCGTTGACTCCACGCACAATGACGTGCTGGAGGAGATCGGGAAGGTCGAGGCGAGCTAAGCGTGGCATAGACGTAAGCTACCTTATAAAATGCGCCTTGGCAACAGTGGACCACCGTCCCTCGGATTAAACAACAAACAGATCAACAAACAAACAACGTCCCCTGGCTGTCGTTGCTTGTGCCGGATAACATCTTCGGGTAGAATTCTTACTTGAATCTTACCCGGAGGAGTTTCATGGAAATCGTTCGGCTTTCAAGCAAGGGGCAATTCGTCCTGCCCAAGTCCATTCGCGACCGTCACCACTGGGAAGCAGGCACGGAATTCATCATTATTGAGCGCGGCTCTGAGTTGATCATCAGGCCGGCGCGCGTTTTTCCTCCATCAGAGCTTGAGGCACCCGATGCACCTTCTGTTTATCAGGGCAAGGCTCTTTCTCTCGAGGAAATGGATCAAGCCGTTCGCGATGAGGCGGGGAAACATCGATGATCGCCCTCGACACCAACATCCTTGTGCGTTATGCCGTCAAGGATGACCGCCGGCAGACCGCCCTTGCAACCAGATTTCTTGCCGAACATCGTTGCTTCATTCTCAAAAGCGTGTTGCTCGAATGCGCTTGGGTTCTCTCTTCCCCATCCGGATACAACCTCCCGCGCGTAATAGTCCACGAACGCCTGCTTCACATTCTGGGGCTCCCAAACATTGAAATGGAAGACGCCGTCCACGTCGCCCAGGCACTTGCCTGGTATGCCGAGGGAATGGATTTTGCCGATGCGCTGCATCTGTGCGGAGCGACCAACCTTGAGGGAATCGCCACCTTCGATCGCAAATTTTCTTCTGCGGTAGAAAAAGGCGAGTGCGTCCCGCCGGTCATTCTTCTTCGGTAGCCGTGTCGGGCGCATAAAAAAAGCCCCGCAAAAGCGGGGCTGAATTGGTTTAAAGTTTGGCAAGGGGCGCTTAAGCCCCTTGCCAGATGCGAATATCTTTACAGTTCAGGGACAGGGAGAGGGCGCAGTTCTTGATCCAAGCCCCTCATCAATTCACC
Proteins encoded in this region:
- a CDS encoding type II toxin-antitoxin system VapC family toxin → MSDILLDTNVLSELMRPHPDRQVLAWFSRHAGLRLSISAVTKAEILFGIGLLPKGKRRTALEAAAHEMFEEDFGKNCLAFDALAADFYADVVLGRRRAGLPITTEDAQIAAIALSHKMPLATRNTRDFAKIDGLTIIDPWNDE
- a CDS encoding efflux RND transporter permease subunit, translating into MFLSHMSIKRPVTATMLVGALVIFGLIGFARLGVSLFPDVDYPMVTVTTTWDNARPEEVDNEITDLLEDAIAGVSGIKHIISQSMEGRSRITIEFELHKDLDIAAQEVRDKVSARLRRLPSDADVPVVDKLDINAQPIMWLAVTGQRAIEDLTLLADEQVRPILQKIDGVGEVRLGGAREKQVHIRLMRERLAAYGIGVDEVIDAIRRQHVEVPGGKIESAQKEFLIRTVGEFESPEEFNNVIVAHRGGTPVRLGQLGTAEAGRTEDRPAGRFTNREGVERTAALGITPRSGANEVAIAREVRALLPEIRAGLPEGMAIHVATDTTRFIEQSIDEIKFQLVLGGLAAAFVILLFLQNIRTTVISAVAIPTSIIATFACMYAMGFTMNNMSMLALVLAVGLVIDDAIVMTENIFRHRTALDKGPMLAAYEGSREIGFAIISTTLAMAGVFLPVAFMGGMIGRFFFEFAVTVAFAIACSTFVALTLVPMLNSRFLKRGSPNLQVFRVFDRIMAWGADFYRRWMHRFLAHRVLVLAMALAAMVAGGWIFSILGKEFITEEDQSRFVVRIQTPLAYAVDKTDEVMQRVEEQLREIPEVSHFFSFTGWGGSNRATAFVTLVPKSERERSQREIQTEVRQMLRQMPDVRGSATPISPLGGGQRNEDIQFVIQGPDLTEIDRISREVMTRLEETSGYSGITRDLEVGKPEVRVRIDREKAAEAGISARDIATAVGALLGGVEVATYREGGRSYDVRLRLLPEQRLLPTDIERIFLRGADGGLRDISNFASIEEGVGPSVINRLDRQRSATVYANLEGGKLLGDAMPEVQAIAAAFLTEGYTTKFSGAAETFQETGQYILFAFLLAILLTYMVLAAQFESFSQPFAIMMGLPLSFLGAFGLLWIMGNTFNLFSMIGLVLLIGLVTKNGILLIDYTNQLRRRGMEVHDALVEAGATRLRPILMTAISTIAGVLPVAIGFGEGSESRQPMAVAITGGLLSSTFLTLAVLPVIYSYLDQAGRWSLLERFKGWLIAREEGEKDQS
- a CDS encoding transposase, with amino-acid sequence MPRLARLDLPDLLQHVIVRGVNGSDIFADDDDRRWFLQRLSGLLTETQTECFAWALMSNHLHLLLRPRRATLAHLMRRLLTGYAISFNRRHNRTGHLFQNRYKSIACEENSYLLELIRYIHLNPLRGGLVDDLAALDTYPWCGHAVLMGQARFEGQLVGEVLGLFAEDAQQGRVRYRAFVADGLDLEAREDLVGKRPAGGAKADAEESFDSRILGGQEFVEQLHARQVAIPRQAGRVSLEGLVQRVCEYYGVNSEDLQTNTRAAQIVKARSVISYLAVRQAGYSGVKVGERINLGRAGVSRAAVRGEAVVRKNLGLLGLVDE
- a CDS encoding type II toxin-antitoxin system VapC family toxin; its protein translation is MIALDTNILVRYAVKDDRRQTALATRFLAEHRCFILKSVLLECAWVLSSPSGYNLPRVIVHERLLHILGLPNIEMEDAVHVAQALAWYAEGMDFADALHLCGATNLEGIATFDRKFSSAVEKGECVPPVILLR
- a CDS encoding FitA-like ribbon-helix-helix domain-containing protein, giving the protein MSSLTIRNIDDEIKKQLRLRAAAHGRSMEAEVRHILREALSGPTASDLVQRIRGRFRDCGAELEFPQRQSVRTPPKLD
- a CDS encoding AbrB/MazE/SpoVT family DNA-binding domain-containing protein — encoded protein: MEIVRLSSKGQFVLPKSIRDRHHWEAGTEFIIIERGSELIIRPARVFPPSELEAPDAPSVYQGKALSLEEMDQAVRDEAGKHR